ATCGCAGCAGGTAAGAAGGTTGCTGTTGTCGGTGGTGGTAACGTGGCAATGGATGCTGCAAGAACCGCACTTCGTCTCGGCGCAGAGGTTCATGTTGTTTACCGTCGTAGTGAGGCAGAACTTCCGGCCCGTGTGGAAGAAGTTCATCATGCAAAAGAAGAAGGCGTAATCTTTGATCTTCTGAGAAATCCGAAGGAAATCATCGTAGATGAAAACGGAAACGTAAAAGGCATGAAAGTCATCAAGATGGAACTTGGTGAGCCGGATGCATCCGGAAGAAGACGTCCGGTAGAGATCGAAGGATCTGAGTATGAGATTGAAGTAGATACCGTAATCATGTCTCTTGGTACTTCTCCGAACCCGTTGATTTCTTCTACCACAAAAGGTCTTGAGATCAACAAGAGAAAATGTATCATTGCAGAAGAAGAAACCGGAAAGACATCCAAAGAAGGCGTATATGCCGGTGGTGATGCCGTGACAGGTGCAGCAACTGTTATTCTTGCTATGGGTGCAGGAAAAGCAGGCGCAAAGGGAATTGATGAATTCCTGAAAAATAAATAAAACAGTCTGACAGGGGGATGGAGGAATCCATCCCTTTTTTATTGCCTGACATATGATAAAAAACATCGGAGAGCGATATGAAGATTACGATACTGACTGTAGGGAAAATAAAGGAAAAATATTTGAAAGATGCCATTGCTGAATACGCAAAACGTCTCAGCAGATATTGTAAA
This window of the Mediterraneibacter butyricigenes genome carries:
- a CDS encoding FAD-dependent oxidoreductase → IAAGKKVAVVGGGNVAMDAARTALRLGAEVHVVYRRSEAELPARVEEVHHAKEEGVIFDLLRNPKEIIVDENGNVKGMKVIKMELGEPDASGRRRPVEIEGSEYEIEVDTVIMSLGTSPNPLISSTTKGLEINKRKCIIAEEETGKTSKEGVYAGGDAVTGAATVILAMGAGKAGAKGIDEFLKNK